In the genome of Acidovorax sp. 69, the window GGTGCTCCAGCTCGGCATCCAGCGCCAGCAGGCGCTTGTCGGCCTTGAGCAAGGGCAACAATTCTGCGCGCATGTCCACCAAAAAGCGCATTCCTTCCGGGAACACCGAAAACCGCTGCAGCAACCGCGTGCGCGGCGACACCAGCGCGCGGCGCAGGCTGATCTCGGCCTGGCCTTCTTCTGCCGTGCCTGCAGCCGCCTCGTAGCGTTGGCGGGCCGACTTGAAGCGGGTGGCGTCGGGGGCAAACTGCTCGCACATCAACAGCCACATATCGCGCCGCTCTTCGGCCTCAGCCTTGGCGTACCACTCGGCCACCGCCTGGGCGCGGCGCCCCCCCTCCAGCTCGCTGACCTGCGGTGCCACCACCTCTTGCAGATCTGCCAGCAAACGGCGCAATGCGCGGGGCGACAGCGACTCCTGCCCGCGCCGCAGCGTGGCCTGCAATCGCTCATGGGTGGAGCGCGGCACAGCCACCTTGGCCACCACATCGGTGACGGATTTATCGAGGCTTGCCTTGGCCGACTTGTCTCCGGCCTTGTCGGCGGAAGGTGCAGCGGTGCGCAGCCGCGAGACACTGCGGGTGATCCATTCAGGGGTGTTGTTCATCATGGTGTCAACCTCGATTGCTGATTGCGGGCTACGTCGCGCAGCGCATCGCGCTGGCGCAACAAATGGGTGCGCATGGCCTCTTCGGCGGCATCGCAATCGCGCGCCTTGAGCGCCGCGAAGACGGCCAGATGCTCTGCCAGGCTTTGCTGCAGGCGGCCCGGCGCGTGCAGCGTCTGCTGCCGCGCCAGCCGCAGAATTTTGCGCAGATCACCAATCACTTGCGCCAGCCAGCGGTTGTCCGCCAGGGTGATGAAGGCCTCATGGATGGCGTAGTTGGCCTCGTAGTAGTCGGTGATGCGCCCGTCCGAGGCGCATTGTTCAAGCCGCTCGTGCAACGACTCCAGCGCCGCCACATCGGCAGCACCCGCCTTGCGTGTGGCCTCATGGGCAGCACGGCCTTCGAGCAGGGCGATCACCGGAAAGAGGTCATCCAGATCGCTCTCGGTGATCTGGGCGACAAAACAGCCGCGGCGCGGTTCGTGGCGCAAAAGACCTTCGGCCACCAACACCTTGAGAGCCTCTCGCAGCGGTGTGCGCGAGATCGACAGCCGTTCGCACAGGGCGGCCTCGTCCAGAAAGCTGCCGGGCAACAAGGCCCCGGCAAAGATCTGCTCGCGCAGCCGCGAGGCGACTTCATCGTGCAGTGAATTCGGGACAGAACGCATGTGATACGAGACTCCAGGGTCAACACCTTCAACACTCAAAACACCCGCGAGGCATCGGCGGACAGCCGTAACGGGGCGACAGGGTGCCAGCAGACTGCCTGCAACACACCTTCATCAGCTGGCAATGGGTGCGATTGCCTCACCATGTTTGTAATTTCTCATAATTACGCAAAATAACAAGATGAAAACCCTGATTTCAGGGCTTTGGTTACACAAAAGTCGGGGGGTGCTGCGGCAGAGCAACGCCGCACAGCACCAAGGCGGTGTTGTTGGCTCTTTTTGACCGGCGTATCACGCGGGGTGCGTGACGCTGCTCGCCCCTGCCTGGCGTGATCGCAACGCCTCACGCGACGCCTGCAAATCCTTCCACCAAGTGGTCGATCCACACACGCAGCTTGGCAGGCAAAAACCGGTTGGGCGGGTACAACACCCAGGCCGTGCCCGCGTACGAGGTTTTGTGCTCCCAGTCGGGCAGCACAGGCACCAGATCGCCACGCTCCAGGGCAGAGCGCGCGGTAAAGCCGGGCAGGCTGGCAATGCCCAGATCGCTCAAAGCCGCCTCCAGCCGCACCTCGCTGTGGTTGGCCACATAGCGCCCACGCACGGCCACCGTGGCGACCTCGCCTGCTCGCTCAAAGCGCCAATGCCGGTCACGCTCGTCTTCCCCAAGGTAAATGCAGGCATGCCGCTCCAGCTCGCGCGGGTGCTGCGGATGGCCCTGCTCGGCCAGGTACCGGGGGCTGGCACAGACCCGGTGCTGCAAGGTAGCCAGTGGCCGCCCCGCCAGGCCCGGCGGCGGGGTATCGGTCACGCACAAGGCCAGGTCAATGGATTCTTCGAACAGATCCACGGTGCGGTCAGTGATGAGAAGTTGCACGTCCACCTCGGGGTATTGCCGCAGAAACGGCAGCACCAGGGGGTGCACCAGCTGGCGCCCCACGGCCTTGGGCATGCTCATGCGCACGAGGCCCGAGGGCGCGGCCGAATGCGTGTCGCTCAGCGCCCACACCTCACGCGCAGCCGCCACCATGGCCTGGCAGCGGCTGTAGGCGGCAGCACCGGCATCGGTGAGCTTGAGCTTTCGGGTGGTGCGCTCCAGCAGGCGCACGCGCAGCACAGCTTCCAGTCGGGCCACTTGCCGACTCACGGCCGAGGGCGTAACACCCAGTTGCCGGGCCGCTTTTGAAAAACTACCGGAATCCACCACGCGCGCAAAAGCGGCCATGTCGGGCAGGCTGTCCAGGGGCTTATTAGTGCTCATGAGGAACAAATTCTGTTCTTGAATAGTGATTATCTCTATTGATACGCAAATAGATAATTACCAAGACCCACAGATCGCTCGACACGCCCTACCCCAACCCGCCCCAACCTGACCCATGACCCCCACGTTGCCCCTGACCCCATCCGCCCTCCTGGCCCCACGACTGTCTGACGGGGCGCTGCTGCTCGTGGCCGTGGTGTGGGGCACAAGCTATGGCGTGGCCAAAGGGGCGCTGGTGTTTTATCCGGTGCTGGGCTTTCTCGCCGTGCGCTTTCTGCTGACTTTTGCCCTGCTACTGCCCGCGCTGCTCCGCGCAACGATTCCAGAGCGCCGGGATGCCCTATACGCCGGGGTGCCCCTGGGCGCTCTGATGCTGGGCATTTTTCTGTGCGAAACCTTTGGTTTGGCACTGACACAGGCCAGCAATGCGGCCTTTCTGATCAGCCTGTGTGTGGTGTTCACGCCGTTTGCCGAGTGGTGGCTGTTGCACCAACGGCCCAGCCGGGCCATGTTCGTGTTTGCCGCCGTCTCGCTGCTGGGGGCGGCGCTGCTCAGCGGAGGTTATTCGGGCCACTGGGGTTGGGGCGATGCACTGATGTTGGCCGCTGCCGTGTTGCGCGCCATCACCGTGTGCCAGACCACCCAGCTGACCCGCCGCCGCAACGCGCCGGTGCTCGCACTCACCGCGGTGCAGGCCGGCGTGATTGGCCTGGGCAGCCTGCTGCTGGCGCTGGCCCTGCCGGGCAAGCTGCCGCCCCTGCCCTCGCTCAACGACGCCAGCGCTTTCTGGCTGGCCTGCATTTATCTGGTGGTCGGCTGCACGGTGTTTGCGTTTGTGGTGCAGAACTGGGCCCTGCGCCACAGTTCGCCGACCCGGGTTGGCCTGCTCATGGGCAGCGAGCCCGCGTTTGGTGCGCTGTTCGCAGTGTTCTGGCTGGGTGAACAACTCAGCCCCACGGGCTGGCTGGGGGGCGCACTCATCGTGGCAGCAGCACTGTGGACGATGGCCCGCCGGGCCGGGCCACACAGCTGAGCCGCTACATCAGGGCTTTGGTGCCTTCTGGCTGACCTGCCCAATCAGCCGGTGATAAAAGCGGATCGCATCCACATAGTTGGCAATCTCCAGTCGCTCGTTGGTGCCGTGGAAACGCTTCAAATCCTCCGAATTGGCACGCACGGGCGAAAATTTGAAGATGTGGTCACTGATCGCGCCATAGTGCTGAGAATCCGTGCCCGCCACCATGAGGCCCGGCGCCACCAGCACATCCGGAAAAATTTCACGGATGGTCTGGTTGAGTTGGCGGTACTGCGTCGAGTCGGTAGGCGCGACCTTGGACGCATCCACCGCGCCCGGCAACGTGCTCAACTCAACCTGGGCGGCAGGCGCGCGGATCTTGCTGCGCACATGCTCCATCACCTGCTCTTTGGTGTCTCCGGGCAGCAGGCGGAAGTTGACCGTGGCTTCGGCGCGACCAGGCACCACGTTGTCACGGTTGCCAGCGCTCACGATGGTCAACGCCGTGGTGGTGCGCAGCATGGCATTGGTGCTGGAGGCTCCCTCCAGCTGCTTTTGCACCACCGGCCGGAACAACCACAGGTTGGACAGCACGACGCGATTCACCCCGCCCATCTCAGGCGCCAGGGTATCGAACATCTCGCCCGCCACCCCACGAATGCCGCCAGGCAATTGCTCCTCGTCCAGACGCTTGAGCGCGTCGCTCATCATGGCGATGGCGCTGCTGCCCTTGTGGGGCGGCATGGACGAATGCCCCGGTGTACCCGACATCGTCATCACCACCGACATATAGCCCTTCTCGGCCACGCCAATGAGCGCGGCAGGCTTGGCCAAGCCTGGCATCACGCCGTCCAGAATCAAAAGGCCCTCGTCGATCACGAAGTCCAGGCGCACCTTGCGCTCCTGCAGCAAAGCCGCGATCTTGGCCGCGCCGCGCAGGCCGCCCACTTCCTCATCGGCACCAAAGGCGAGGTAGATGGTGCGCTGGGGCTGAAAGCCACTGGCCAGCAGCATCTCCACGGCTTCGAGCTGGCTCATCAGGTTGCCCTTGTCGTCCCAGGAGCCACGACCCCAGACAAAACCGTCCTTGATCGCACCCGAATACGGTGGCTGCGCCCAGTCGCCCTCGGTGCCCGGCGCCACAGGCACCACGTCCTGGTGCGCCATCAACATGACCGGTGTGGCGCTCGCGTCACTACCAGGCCAGGTGTAGAGCAGGCTCAGCTCGCCCACCACTTCGCGCTGGAGCTTGGCATGCACCCGCGGAAACCGGGCCTGCAGCAGCGCGTGGAACTGCATGAACTGGCCAACACTGGCCTTGGCGTCGTCACGCGAGGACTCGGTGCGCAAGCGCACCGCCTCGGCCAGGCGCTGGGCCACGGCAGCGTCATCCACTGGCAGGCGGGCGATGGGCGGCACCTCCCACTGGCGCGAGCCCTTGCGTGCGGTGTTGATGCCCAGGGCCGCAGCCAGCAGCACAGCCAGGGCGAGCAGCCCCAGCAGGAGTTTCTTGATCATGTCTGTCGGAGCCTTGTCAGGGAGGGGTCACCGGCGGCCTTCGCGTGCGAGGAAAGCAACACCACGGCAGTGACCCAATGCGGTCACAAGCATAGTGCAACTTGCTCCTCCCGCCCCCCGGATAGGCGACACCCGCGCGCCGGGTGGTGCTGGGCGTGCACCGCCACCCAGCGTGGCCGCCTGCGGGCGGCACCGTCACCCACCCGCAGCCCAACCCACCCCTTGCCCCATGCAGACAGTCCTGCCAACTCACTCCGTTTTTGATAGCTGCCAGCGCTTTGAAATCAAGCGCAAACAGTCATTTCACTTGAAACTTGGCGGTACCACCACCGGCTGGCGCTGCGCCCACAGCCACAGTCCCGCACCGCCCACGATCATGGGCACACACAGCCATTGCCCCATGCTCATGCCGAGCGACAGGATGCCCAGAAAAGCATCGGGCTCGCGAAAATATTCGGCAATGAACCGGAAGCAGCCATAGCCCAGCAGGAAGACCGCCGCCACCTGGCCTGGGCGACGCTCCTTGCGCGCATAGAACCACAGCAGAATGAACAGCAGCAGCCCCTCCATGAGGAACTGGTACACCTGTGAGGGATGGCGTGGCTGCATCGAGCCGCTGTGGGCAAACACCATGCCCCAAGGCAAGTCAGGGCTGGCAAAACGACCCCAGAGTTCGCCATTGATGAAGTTGCCCACCCGCCCGGCCGCCAGACCCGTGGGAA includes:
- a CDS encoding M20 family peptidase, producing MIKKLLLGLLALAVLLAAALGINTARKGSRQWEVPPIARLPVDDAAVAQRLAEAVRLRTESSRDDAKASVGQFMQFHALLQARFPRVHAKLQREVVGELSLLYTWPGSDASATPVMLMAHQDVVPVAPGTEGDWAQPPYSGAIKDGFVWGRGSWDDKGNLMSQLEAVEMLLASGFQPQRTIYLAFGADEEVGGLRGAAKIAALLQERKVRLDFVIDEGLLILDGVMPGLAKPAALIGVAEKGYMSVVMTMSGTPGHSSMPPHKGSSAIAMMSDALKRLDEEQLPGGIRGVAGEMFDTLAPEMGGVNRVVLSNLWLFRPVVQKQLEGASSTNAMLRTTTALTIVSAGNRDNVVPGRAEATVNFRLLPGDTKEQVMEHVRSKIRAPAAQVELSTLPGAVDASKVAPTDSTQYRQLNQTIREIFPDVLVAPGLMVAGTDSQHYGAISDHIFKFSPVRANSEDLKRFHGTNERLEIANYVDAIRFYHRLIGQVSQKAPKP
- a CDS encoding GntR family transcriptional regulator, with the protein product MRSVPNSLHDEVASRLREQIFAGALLPGSFLDEAALCERLSISRTPLREALKVLVAEGLLRHEPRRGCFVAQITESDLDDLFPVIALLEGRAAHEATRKAGAADVAALESLHERLEQCASDGRITDYYEANYAIHEAFITLADNRWLAQVIGDLRKILRLARQQTLHAPGRLQQSLAEHLAVFAALKARDCDAAEEAMRTHLLRQRDALRDVARNQQSRLTP
- a CDS encoding LysR family transcriptional regulator; its protein translation is MSTNKPLDSLPDMAAFARVVDSGSFSKAARQLGVTPSAVSRQVARLEAVLRVRLLERTTRKLKLTDAGAAAYSRCQAMVAAAREVWALSDTHSAAPSGLVRMSMPKAVGRQLVHPLVLPFLRQYPEVDVQLLITDRTVDLFEESIDLALCVTDTPPPGLAGRPLATLQHRVCASPRYLAEQGHPQHPRELERHACIYLGEDERDRHWRFERAGEVATVAVRGRYVANHSEVRLEAALSDLGIASLPGFTARSALERGDLVPVLPDWEHKTSYAGTAWVLYPPNRFLPAKLRVWIDHLVEGFAGVA
- a CDS encoding DMT family transporter encodes the protein MTPTLPLTPSALLAPRLSDGALLLVAVVWGTSYGVAKGALVFYPVLGFLAVRFLLTFALLLPALLRATIPERRDALYAGVPLGALMLGIFLCETFGLALTQASNAAFLISLCVVFTPFAEWWLLHQRPSRAMFVFAAVSLLGAALLSGGYSGHWGWGDALMLAAAVLRAITVCQTTQLTRRRNAPVLALTAVQAGVIGLGSLLLALALPGKLPPLPSLNDASAFWLACIYLVVGCTVFAFVVQNWALRHSSPTRVGLLMGSEPAFGALFAVFWLGEQLSPTGWLGGALIVAAALWTMARRAGPHS
- the lgt gene encoding prolipoprotein diacylglyceryl transferase translates to MLTYPHIDPVALQIGPLAVHWYGLTYLAAFGLFMLLGIRRLRHEPFASITGQGAWSRKDVEDILFLGVAGVVIGGRLGYCLFYKPGYYLSHPLEIFAVWQGGMAFHGGLLGVVAAMLWFAHSRKRPWLQVADFVAPCVPTGLAAGRVGNFINGELWGRFASPDLPWGMVFAHSGSMQPRHPSQVYQFLMEGLLLFILLWFYARKERRPGQVAAVFLLGYGCFRFIAEYFREPDAFLGILSLGMSMGQWLCVPMIVGGAGLWLWAQRQPVVVPPSFK